A single genomic interval of Prunus dulcis chromosome 5, ALMONDv2, whole genome shotgun sequence harbors:
- the LOC117627557 gene encoding UPF0481 protein At3g47200-like, with protein MGVDQGKCSKFDGESRSIIIYDASTVEELKKNIEAKLLTHSPLLSSCCIFRVPEVIRRQKEQAYEPNIVSIGPFHHGNKKFQLFEGVKRWYLQCLLSSCKDVSLESLIKVIMELAKSARDCYVADPLDGDLDQKYFVEMMILDGCFLLELFRKALLYEPQNENDPIFSASCMRTYLCHDLLLLENQLPWSVLECLYNLTANSLSQRGASLTSLVLNFFRQSVVDNLMLNPSFELPCQILHILDLIRAVIVSGFKETASVEEQHKKKGLNLTQRIPNATSLSEAGVRFEKSQNKEEGKGECIMNMEFKNGVFTIPPLGIDERTEPLFRNLIAFEQCHHSRLHKITSYAVLMDNLIDSREDIDFLCDKGILANWLNPDDSAQFFNKLYDDTIVMRYYYSGLSDDVNKYYKTKWHKFMETLRRDYFSTPWTIISFIAAFILLILTLVQTLYTIRWP; from the coding sequence ATGGGAGTTGACCAAGGAAAATGCAGTAAATTTGATGGTGAGAGTAGGTCCATTATTATATACGATGCATCCACTGTTGAAGAATTGAAAAAGAACATAGAAGCGAAGCTTCTTACCCATTCACCCTTGCTTTCTTCGTGCTGCATCTTCAGAGTTCCCGAGGTGATTCGGAGGCAAAAGGAACAGGCCTATGAACCTAACATTGTCTCCATCGGACCTTTCCACCACGGCAATAAAAAATTCCAACTCTTTGAAGGTGTGAAACGTTGGTATTTACAATGCCTTCTGTCCTCATGCAAGGATGTGAGTTTGGAGAGCTTGATCAAAGTCATCATGGAGTTGGCTAAAAGCGCCCGCGACTGTTACGTAGCAGACCCGTTGGATGGTGATCTCGATCAAAAATACTTTGTAGAAATGATGATACTTGACGGTTGCTTCCTGTTAGAACTATTTCGGAAGGCACTTCTCTATGAGCCACAAAATGAAAACGACCCCATTTTCAGCGCGTCCTGCATGCGGACATATTTGTGCCATGACCTTctgctgctagaaaatcagcTACCTTGGTCTGTGCTGGAGTGTTTGTACAACCTGACTGCCAATAGCCTCAGCCAAAGAGGCGCCTCCCTCACTTCACTTGTGCTCAACTTTTTCAGGCAATCCGTTGTGGATAACTTGATGTTGAACCCCAGCTTCGAGCTCCCATGTCAGATTTTGCACATACTTGATCTGATAAGAGCCGTGATCGTTTCTGGATTCAAGGAGACGGCGAGTGTGGAAGAGCAGCATAAAAAGAAGGGGCTAAATTTGACTCAACGGATCCCAAATGCGACATCTCTTTCAGAGGCAGGCGTTCGGTTcgaaaaaagccaaaacaaggAAGAGGGAAAGGGAGAGTGCATAATGAACATGGAGTTCAAAAATGGGGTTTTTACAATTCCACCGTTGGGAATTGATGAGAGGACAGAGCCTCTGTTCAGAAACCTTATCGCCTTTGAACAATGCCACCACAGTCGCCTGCACAAGATAACATCCTACGCAGTTTTGATGGATAACCTCATCGACTCCAGAGAGGATATAGATTTTCTTTGTGACAAAGGAATATTGGCCAATTGGTTGAACCCAGACGATTCTGCCCAATTCTTCAACAAGCTTTACGATGACACCATTGTCATGAGGTATTACTACAGTGGTCTCTCCGACGATgtgaataaatattacaaGACTAAATGGCACAAGTTTATGGAAACATTGAGGCGTGACTATTTTTCAACCCCATGGACAATCATCTCTTTCATCGCGGCCTTTATCCTCCTGATCCTCACCCTAGTGCAGACGTTATATACTATTCGGTggccttaa